A single window of Acidimicrobiia bacterium DNA harbors:
- a CDS encoding vitamin B12-dependent ribonucleotide reductase translates to MTLAPEQAGIGIRRYYTTPEVHPYDMVQWERRDSRITNFMDGSVAFEQLGVEFPITWSLNATNIVAQKYFRGTLGTPERESSLKQVADRVVDTITAWGVEGGYFVDDDEAESFRAELKYLVVNQMAAFNSPVWFNIGVKGVPQQASACFILSVEDTMPSILNWYVEEGTIFRGGSGAGVNLSKIRSSHEHLRGGGTASGPVSFMRGADASAGTIKSGGKTRRAAKMVILDVSHPDVEEFIWVKAKEELKIKALAEAGFDMSLDGVDMNSVQYQNANNSVRVTDEFMEAVVNDGDWDLRSVTTGEVLRTVKARDLMRQLSTAAWECADPGMQFDTTINRWHTAANTDRINASNPCSEYMHIDNSACNLASLNLLKFHSESDGFDIEGFKAAVGVVFTAQEILVGRADYPTEKIAENSRKFRQLGIGYANLGALLMAIGHGYDSDAGRAWAASLTSLMTGHAYASSARTAARMGPFAGFAENREPMLRVLNMHREAHGDIDNSLVPTDLVEAGRSAWEEACETAEIHGVRNSQASVLAPTGTIGLMMDCDTTGVEPDLSLFKMKKLVGGGMMSIINQTIPRALRNLGYSETEQSDILAYLDEHKTILGAPHLKAEHIGVFATSMGDNVIHYRGHIHMMGAIQPFISGAISKTVNLPEEATIEEVEQLHIEAWRLGIKAIAIYRDNCKNGQPLSTVKKAAPESTPVEIVEKVVEKVVHVPVREKLPRTRVSKTFEFRVADLKGFVTVGEYTDGRPGEIFVRVSKQGSTLAGIMDAFAISLSHGLQYGVPIRAFIEAFTGMRFEPAGMTDDPDIRIASSLMDYLFRRLALEYLTYDERAELGIFSVGERSQPTLPGLEVVDTVQGSDVAPDPVSVRSASELEAQLAREQQTQAASAPQTISHSPDAPICMMCGVRMQRSGSCHACPSCGNTSGCS, encoded by the coding sequence ATGACACTCGCCCCAGAGCAAGCAGGTATCGGCATTCGCCGGTATTACACCACTCCTGAAGTTCACCCTTATGACATGGTGCAGTGGGAGCGGCGTGATAGCCGCATAACCAACTTCATGGACGGTTCGGTGGCGTTTGAACAACTCGGTGTTGAGTTCCCAATCACGTGGTCGCTAAATGCCACCAACATCGTGGCCCAAAAGTATTTCCGGGGCACCTTGGGCACACCCGAACGCGAAAGCTCGCTGAAGCAAGTCGCTGACCGTGTGGTTGATACCATTACCGCCTGGGGTGTTGAAGGTGGCTACTTCGTCGATGATGATGAGGCAGAGTCGTTCCGGGCTGAGCTTAAGTATCTAGTTGTTAACCAAATGGCAGCGTTTAACTCGCCAGTTTGGTTCAACATTGGAGTGAAGGGTGTTCCCCAGCAGGCCAGCGCCTGTTTCATTCTTTCAGTGGAAGACACTATGCCTTCCATCCTCAATTGGTATGTGGAAGAGGGCACTATCTTCCGGGGTGGTTCGGGCGCTGGTGTAAACCTTTCAAAGATCCGTTCTTCACACGAACATCTTCGTGGCGGCGGTACTGCTTCTGGTCCGGTTAGCTTTATGCGCGGGGCCGATGCTTCTGCTGGCACCATCAAGTCGGGCGGCAAAACCCGTCGTGCCGCCAAGATGGTCATTCTCGACGTCTCACATCCCGACGTTGAAGAATTTATTTGGGTCAAAGCTAAAGAAGAACTGAAGATCAAGGCTTTGGCTGAAGCCGGTTTCGATATGAGCCTTGACGGCGTTGACATGAACTCGGTGCAATACCAAAACGCCAACAACTCGGTTCGAGTAACCGATGAGTTCATGGAAGCCGTGGTTAATGACGGCGATTGGGATTTACGTTCGGTTACCACCGGTGAAGTTCTGCGTACGGTTAAGGCCCGCGATCTTATGCGCCAATTGTCTACGGCAGCTTGGGAGTGCGCTGATCCTGGTATGCAATTTGATACCACGATTAACCGCTGGCACACGGCCGCTAACACCGACCGTATCAATGCCTCAAACCCATGCTCGGAATATATGCACATCGATAACTCGGCTTGTAACTTGGCGAGTTTGAACTTGTTGAAGTTCCACTCTGAGTCTGACGGTTTCGATATCGAAGGTTTCAAGGCCGCTGTTGGCGTGGTGTTCACCGCCCAGGAGATTTTGGTTGGTCGGGCTGATTACCCCACCGAGAAGATCGCCGAGAACAGCCGCAAGTTCCGCCAGCTAGGTATTGGCTATGCCAACTTGGGGGCGCTACTTATGGCTATCGGTCATGGTTATGACAGTGACGCCGGTCGTGCTTGGGCTGCTTCGCTCACTTCACTGATGACGGGTCATGCTTATGCCTCCTCCGCACGTACCGCAGCTCGCATGGGTCCATTCGCAGGATTTGCCGAGAACCGTGAACCAATGTTGCGAGTGCTCAATATGCATCGCGAGGCCCATGGTGACATCGATAATTCCTTGGTGCCCACTGATTTGGTAGAAGCTGGTCGCTCGGCGTGGGAAGAGGCCTGTGAGACGGCTGAAATTCACGGGGTGCGTAACTCTCAAGCTTCGGTGTTGGCTCCAACGGGCACCATTGGTTTGATGATGGATTGCGACACTACTGGTGTTGAGCCCGATTTAAGCTTGTTCAAAATGAAGAAGCTGGTGGGTGGCGGCATGATGTCAATCATCAACCAAACCATTCCACGCGCTTTGAGAAACCTGGGTTACTCTGAGACTGAGCAAAGCGACATTCTGGCCTACCTGGACGAGCACAAGACCATCCTCGGAGCACCTCATCTTAAGGCCGAGCACATTGGGGTCTTTGCTACCTCAATGGGTGACAACGTGATTCACTATCGCGGTCACATCCACATGATGGGTGCCATTCAGCCTTTCATCTCGGGTGCGATTTCAAAGACGGTGAACCTGCCAGAAGAGGCCACCATTGAAGAGGTAGAGCAGCTTCATATCGAGGCCTGGCGTCTTGGCATCAAAGCTATTGCTATCTATCGCGACAACTGCAAGAACGGCCAGCCGCTATCGACGGTGAAGAAGGCGGCTCCTGAATCGACTCCGGTTGAAATTGTGGAGAAAGTGGTAGAGAAGGTTGTGCACGTTCCGGTGCGCGAGAAACTGCCACGCACCCGTGTTTCAAAGACCTTCGAGTTTAGGGTTGCCGACCTGAAAGGTTTCGTGACGGTTGGTGAATACACCGACGGCCGTCCCGGCGAGATCTTTGTGCGGGTTTCGAAGCAGGGTTCCACCTTGGCGGGCATTATGGACGCCTTTGCTATCTCGCTTTCACACGGTTTGCAGTACGGTGTGCCGATTCGGGCGTTCATCGAGGCGTTCACTGGCATGCGGTTTGAACCTGCCGGTATGACCGACGATCCTGATATTCGTATCGCTTCTAGCTTGATGGACTATTTGTTCCGCCGCTTGGCGCTTGAGTATCTAACTTACGACGAGCGGGCCGAGCTGGGCATCTTCAGTGTGGGTGAGCGTTCACAGCCCACGCTGCCCGGTCTTGAGGTGGTCGATACGGTGCAGGGTTCCGATGTGGCACCTGATCCGGTGAGCGTGCGTTCGGCTTCCGAACTTGAAGCGCAACTGGCTCGTGAACAACAGACCCAGGCAGCGTCCGCACCACAGACGATTTCGCATAGCCCCGATGCGCCTATCTGCATGATGTGCGGAGTGCGTATGCAGCGTTCGGGTTCCTGCCACGCTTGCCCCAGCTGCGGAAACACCAGCGGCTGCTCGTAA
- a CDS encoding dihydrofolate reductase family protein, with protein sequence MDETLIATTSSAPVVNTSLDASSLAKLVRSEHRPGSRQKPWVVVNMVTSMDGATAVGGVSGELTGPGDKAAFHALRSCADVILAGSHTVTAENYRPAKLTEEEIQTRQRANKALRPLIATLSNHGDVDISLPFFAKARQGEEPIVITSRAVDEDRQAALAQVAHPVPTGDELLDLAEAIHALGSRFGASVILVEGGPIVNGLLLQSDLIDEWCITISPYLVAGHSKRAAVSTIDLPLRHYRLDRMAVFGSELVLRYLRQH encoded by the coding sequence ATGGACGAAACGCTTATAGCCACCACTAGTTCTGCCCCGGTGGTGAACACCTCCCTCGACGCTAGTTCGCTGGCCAAATTAGTTCGCAGCGAGCACCGCCCCGGCAGCCGTCAAAAGCCCTGGGTTGTAGTAAATATGGTCACATCGATGGATGGGGCCACCGCAGTAGGGGGCGTTTCAGGAGAACTCACTGGGCCGGGCGACAAGGCTGCATTCCATGCCCTTCGCTCGTGCGCTGATGTGATATTGGCTGGCAGTCACACGGTTACTGCCGAGAACTATCGACCGGCAAAACTAACCGAAGAGGAAATTCAAACCCGCCAACGGGCTAACAAAGCGCTGCGTCCTCTTATTGCGACTCTCTCCAATCATGGCGATGTTGACATTTCACTGCCGTTTTTCGCCAAGGCCCGTCAAGGAGAAGAACCTATCGTCATTACCTCTCGAGCTGTAGACGAAGATCGCCAAGCAGCACTGGCGCAGGTGGCACATCCCGTGCCAACCGGCGACGAACTACTCGACCTAGCTGAAGCCATTCACGCGCTAGGTTCTCGTTTCGGTGCTTCGGTGATTTTGGTTGAAGGTGGGCCGATTGTAAATGGGCTTTTGCTGCAATCCGACCTAATTGACGAGTGGTGCATCACAATCTCGCCTTATCTCGTAGCTGGCCACTCAAAACGAGCGGCAGTGTCCACCATCGATTTGCCCTTACGTCACTACCGACTCGACCGCATGGCGGTGTTTGGCTCAGAGCTAGTACTTCGGTACCTTCGCCAACACTGA